The following coding sequences are from one Treponema bryantii window:
- a CDS encoding glycoside hydrolase family 95 protein yields MNSKLLFNVPPQKWEEYLPLGNGRLGCMVKAHPCNEVLQLNEEGIWSGGPQNRLNPDTKKNLEKLRSLVNEGRVLEAQSLGFEAMSGTSFNQRAYQTAGDFHIDFFSQKNNGLTCGWPLQHKADEKVYDNYRSELFLDMACSLVTYTDDEGIIFTRRTWISAVDDMLFMHVTASKQGKINYSGYLDRGIWTDRIYAENNCIYIEDSHGIPFCGGVGAIARGGEYGTRGSCLYGEACDEVLFFIDIQCLRWNKKWNDKPLTPEKYKKLIHKNVWSKECKKNLEEIKNRINEVGLETATEDFFAWHLVEWKNYWDRCEVEIGESNNGDFDKAGTCSSTPELLKSAAPSNTTLVNQYINFSRYLMISGSRAPGVLPLTLQGLWNGQIEPPWQSKYTININAQMNYWPVNMTNLSECELPYFDLLERCYENGRIAAQKMYGCRGYVLHHNTDYWGDAAPQDAWLPATYWVLGAAWLATHIIEHFEYTQDKAFLARYYYLMHEAALFFVDYLVQDGDYLIINPSLSPENSYVTKTGETGAFTAGCEMDNMILEHLFKGIKKARDVLGDKCTDKKGHSYSDEDFASFDYVLLHLKMPSLNSDGSLMEWNREVEEVEPGHRHISHLYGLYPGHTITVEKTPELAEACKKTLKKRLENGGGHTGWSQSWIINFRAQLEQGDEALEALTKLLTHSTLPNLLDNHPPFQIDGNFGSLAAVIRMLVQSEFDDQGNVIVKLLPALPGEPAWQTGHVRGVAIKGGYTLDFEWKNGKIVKSYLHKGKNSLNEDKIIIA; encoded by the coding sequence ATGAATTCAAAACTGTTATTTAATGTACCCCCACAGAAGTGGGAAGAATATCTGCCTCTTGGAAACGGCCGTCTTGGTTGTATGGTAAAAGCGCATCCTTGTAATGAGGTGCTTCAACTGAATGAAGAAGGAATCTGGTCTGGCGGGCCTCAGAATAGATTAAATCCTGATACTAAGAAAAATCTGGAAAAGCTTCGTTCTCTTGTGAATGAGGGGCGTGTTCTGGAAGCTCAGTCTCTTGGCTTTGAAGCGATGAGTGGTACGAGTTTTAATCAGCGGGCTTATCAGACTGCCGGAGATTTTCATATAGATTTTTTCTCTCAGAAGAATAACGGACTTACCTGTGGCTGGCCGCTTCAGCATAAAGCAGATGAAAAGGTTTATGATAATTATAGAAGTGAACTTTTTCTGGATATGGCGTGCAGCCTTGTAACATATACTGATGATGAAGGTATCATTTTTACACGTCGAACCTGGATTAGTGCTGTTGATGATATGCTTTTTATGCACGTTACAGCCAGTAAACAAGGAAAAATCAATTATTCTGGATATCTGGACCGTGGAATCTGGACTGACCGGATTTACGCTGAGAATAATTGCATATATATAGAAGATTCTCACGGAATTCCGTTCTGTGGAGGTGTTGGCGCAATTGCACGCGGTGGTGAATATGGAACCCGTGGATCATGCCTTTATGGCGAAGCTTGTGATGAAGTTCTTTTCTTTATTGATATTCAGTGTCTCCGCTGGAATAAAAAATGGAATGACAAGCCTCTTACCCCGGAGAAATATAAAAAACTGATTCACAAAAATGTATGGTCTAAAGAATGCAAAAAGAATCTTGAAGAAATCAAAAATCGTATAAATGAGGTTGGGCTTGAAACAGCTACAGAAGATTTCTTTGCATGGCATTTAGTTGAATGGAAAAATTACTGGGATCGCTGCGAAGTGGAGATTGGAGAAAGCAATAATGGTGATTTTGATAAGGCAGGAACATGCTCAAGCACACCTGAGCTCTTAAAATCCGCTGCCCCATCTAATACAACCCTCGTAAATCAATATATAAATTTCTCCCGTTATCTTATGATCAGCGGAAGCCGTGCTCCTGGTGTTCTGCCACTTACTCTTCAGGGACTTTGGAACGGTCAGATTGAACCACCATGGCAGAGTAAATATACAATCAATATAAATGCTCAGATGAACTACTGGCCGGTAAATATGACAAATCTCAGTGAATGTGAACTGCCATATTTTGATCTTCTTGAGCGCTGTTACGAAAATGGCCGTATAGCTGCGCAGAAAATGTATGGCTGCCGTGGTTATGTGCTTCATCATAATACCGATTACTGGGGAGATGCAGCACCACAGGATGCATGGCTTCCGGCTACTTACTGGGTACTCGGTGCTGCCTGGCTAGCTACTCATATAATAGAACATTTTGAATATACACAGGATAAGGCTTTCCTTGCCCGTTATTATTATCTGATGCACGAAGCAGCCCTTTTCTTTGTTGATTACCTTGTTCAGGATGGCGATTATCTGATAATAAATCCTAGTTTGTCGCCTGAGAACTCTTATGTAACAAAAACTGGAGAAACCGGTGCTTTTACGGCTGGCTGCGAAATGGATAATATGATTCTTGAACATCTTTTTAAGGGAATCAAAAAAGCAAGGGATGTGCTTGGTGATAAATGTACGGATAAAAAAGGTCATTCCTATAGTGATGAAGATTTTGCTTCTTTTGATTATGTACTTTTACATCTCAAAATGCCTTCTCTTAATTCTGATGGCTCCCTTATGGAATGGAATCGAGAGGTTGAAGAGGTTGAACCTGGTCACCGACACATCTCACACCTATACGGCCTGTATCCAGGACACACAATCACTGTAGAAAAAACTCCAGAGCTTGCAGAAGCCTGTAAGAAGACTCTAAAAAAACGTCTTGAAAACGGCGGCGGTCACACAGGCTGGAGTCAGTCATGGATAATTAATTTCCGTGCCCAGCTGGAGCAGGGGGATGAAGCACTTGAAGCACTTACAAAACTGCTTACTCATTCAACGCTTCCAAATCTCTTAGACAACCATCCTCCGTTCCAGATTGACGGAAACTTCGGCTCTCTTGCAGCGGTAATCAGAATGCTTGTGCAGAGTGAGTTTGATGACCAGGGCAACGTAATCGTAAAACTCCTCCCGGCACTTCCAGGTGAACCTGCATGGCAGACTGGTCATGTACGCGGAGTCGCAATAAAAGGCGGTTATACTCTTGATTTTGAATGGAAAAATGGAAAGATTGTAAAATCTTATCTTCACAAAGGAAAAAACTCTCTTAATGAAGATAAGATTATAATTGCTTAG
- the rplU gene encoding 50S ribosomal protein L21 — translation MYATIEFKGKQYKAEKDVVLTVDKLDAEKGSKIDIDTVLLVSDGDKISVGTPYVKGAKVTVVVEDSFRDKKVLVFKYKSKKDYHRLIGHRQQYTKVRVESITLA, via the coding sequence ATGTACGCAACTATTGAATTTAAGGGCAAGCAGTACAAGGCAGAAAAAGATGTTGTCCTTACAGTAGATAAGCTTGATGCTGAAAAAGGTTCAAAGATTGACATTGATACTGTTCTTCTCGTAAGCGATGGAGACAAAATCAGTGTAGGTACTCCTTATGTTAAGGGTGCAAAGGTAACTGTAGTTGTTGAAGATTCTTTCCGTGATAAGAAAGTTCTCGTATTCAAGTACAAGTCAAAGAAAGACTATCATCGTCTTATTGGTCACAGACAGCAGTATACAAAGGTACGCGTTGAGTCTATCACTCTCGCATAA
- a CDS encoding 50S ribosomal protein L27 → MGRTRGGSGAKNGRDPNPKSLGVKRYAGETVTAGSIIVKQRGTKFYPGANVMKAGDDSLFATADGKVVFGERNNHKVVSVEAAN, encoded by the coding sequence ATGGGAAGAACACGTGGTGGATCTGGTGCTAAAAACGGACGCGATCCGAATCCTAAAAGCTTGGGTGTAAAAAGATATGCTGGTGAGACTGTAACAGCAGGCTCAATCATCGTAAAGCAGCGCGGAACAAAATTCTATCCTGGAGCAAATGTTATGAAAGCTGGTGATGACAGCCTTTTTGCTACAGCTGATGGAAAAGTAGTTTTCGGTGAAAGAAATAACCACAAAGTTGTTTCTGTTGAAGCTGCTAACTAA
- the obgE gene encoding GTPase ObgE gives MIGFADEATIEVRSGNGGNGCVAFRREKYIPHGGPNGGDGGKGGDIIFTVKRNLRTLANIRHKHCFKARNGGDGQGWNRYGADGEDCVIPVPPGTTIRDAETDEIIYDFSTAKGDEQFTFLKGGNGGWGNVHFKSSTNQAPKQANPGQKGETRFLKLELSIMADAGLVGFPNAGKSSLLTYFTNARPKIAPYPFTTIIPNLGVLRVDDESDIIIADIPGIIEGASEGLGLGDTFLKHITRTACLIFMIDCSDENYLTAYETLCNELRNYSDSLMEKPRIVLCNKIDVDGAYEHAVEVAEKIRAEEPETAVIPVSVMMGRGMKEAQNQIVQLVNRQEKRIEAEEKGTDVFGAGFMQSRAYIDDDDDGVQYPGSEG, from the coding sequence ATGATAGGTTTTGCAGATGAGGCGACAATTGAGGTTCGCTCTGGTAACGGTGGAAACGGCTGTGTAGCTTTTCGCCGCGAAAAATATATTCCTCACGGTGGTCCTAACGGCGGTGACGGCGGAAAGGGTGGAGACATTATTTTTACTGTTAAACGAAATCTCCGTACTCTTGCAAATATCCGTCACAAGCACTGCTTTAAGGCTCGAAACGGAGGAGACGGTCAGGGCTGGAACCGCTATGGTGCAGACGGCGAAGACTGTGTAATTCCAGTACCTCCTGGAACAACAATCCGTGATGCTGAAACTGACGAAATCATCTACGACTTTTCAACCGCTAAAGGTGACGAGCAGTTTACCTTCCTTAAGGGTGGAAACGGCGGCTGGGGTAACGTTCACTTTAAGTCTTCAACAAATCAGGCGCCAAAACAGGCAAATCCTGGTCAGAAGGGTGAAACCCGCTTCTTAAAACTCGAACTTTCAATTATGGCTGATGCCGGACTTGTTGGTTTCCCTAATGCCGGAAAATCAAGCCTTCTTACATATTTTACAAACGCACGTCCAAAGATTGCGCCTTATCCGTTTACGACAATCATTCCAAATCTTGGTGTACTTCGTGTTGATGACGAAAGCGATATTATTATTGCTGATATTCCAGGAATTATTGAAGGTGCTTCTGAAGGTCTTGGACTTGGAGATACCTTCCTTAAACATATTACACGTACTGCATGTCTTATTTTTATGATTGACTGCAGCGACGAAAATTATCTTACAGCGTATGAGACTTTGTGCAACGAGCTTCGCAATTATTCAGACAGTCTTATGGAAAAGCCTCGTATTGTTTTGTGCAACAAAATTGATGTTGATGGCGCTTACGAACACGCTGTAGAGGTTGCAGAAAAAATCCGTGCTGAAGAACCTGAAACAGCTGTAATTCCTGTCTCAGTTATGATGGGCCGCGGTATGAAGGAAGCTCAGAATCAGATTGTTCAGCTGGTAAATCGTCAGGAAAAGCGTATTGAAGCTGAAGAAAAAGGAACTGATGTTTTTGGTGCAGGCTTTATGCAGTCTCGCGCTTATATTGATGATGATGACGACGGAGTTCAGTATCCGGGAAGTGAAGGCTAA
- the nadD gene encoding nicotinate (nicotinamide) nucleotide adenylyltransferase, with the protein MKVAVFGGTFNPLHVGHAMLADTIVKELGYDKVLFVPTFVPPHKDASKIVDAKHRMAMISRFCESEGDGHFELESCEVDRGGISYTSDTLEFLTQKYEGKLSSKLAFVMGDEVAAEFHKWRNPQRISELADLLIVHRYPDVKAMETSLYDNKPTGDYKGDFSVKFDLKSFAYPCIYVENPMLPVSSTDIRRRISECKSFRYLVPPAVFDYIIENRLYD; encoded by the coding sequence TTGAAAGTTGCAGTATTTGGCGGAACTTTTAATCCTCTTCATGTTGGACATGCCATGCTTGCCGACACGATTGTAAAAGAACTTGGCTATGATAAGGTGCTTTTTGTGCCTACTTTTGTTCCTCCTCATAAGGATGCATCAAAAATTGTAGATGCAAAGCACCGTATGGCAATGATTTCACGCTTTTGCGAAAGTGAAGGTGATGGACATTTTGAACTTGAAAGCTGCGAAGTAGACCGCGGTGGTATATCATATACATCAGACACTCTGGAATTCCTTACCCAAAAATATGAGGGAAAACTCAGCAGTAAACTTGCTTTTGTTATGGGTGATGAAGTTGCAGCAGAGTTTCACAAGTGGCGTAATCCTCAGCGCATTTCTGAACTTGCAGATTTACTGATTGTTCACCGTTATCCTGATGTAAAGGCTATGGAAACTTCACTTTATGATAACAAGCCGACAGGAGATTACAAGGGTGATTTTTCAGTTAAGTTTGATTTGAAAAGCTTTGCCTACCCATGTATTTATGTTGAAAACCCAATGTTACCGGTTTCTTCAACTGATATCCGCCGCCGAATAAGCGAATGCAAAAGTTTCCGCTATCTTGTTCCACCGGCAGTTTTTGATTATATTATAGAAAACAGACTTTATGATTGA
- the yqeK gene encoding bis(5'-nucleosyl)-tetraphosphatase (symmetrical) YqeK, which yields MIDYIEKTEEIRAFTQAHVKKSRYEHSVRVAEMCARMCRQYGLDWRKGYLAGIGHDMCKDFSNEELFELAGRDGDEITDFERKKPALLHGRAAAVLLKERFKVYDQEILEAVANHTSGIVGMCDLTKCLFLADKIEPGRPQSTDEYRNGLLALSLDEMLYSVLEENYEYLINHNIEIAPGTREMIEYYTVEIKMPGHSGGKL from the coding sequence ATGATTGATTATATAGAAAAGACTGAAGAAATCCGTGCCTTTACACAGGCTCACGTAAAAAAAAGCCGCTATGAGCATTCAGTGCGTGTTGCCGAAATGTGCGCCCGAATGTGCCGCCAGTACGGACTTGACTGGCGTAAAGGTTACCTTGCAGGAATCGGCCACGATATGTGCAAGGATTTTTCTAATGAAGAACTATTTGAACTTGCAGGCCGCGATGGAGATGAGATAACTGATTTTGAACGAAAAAAGCCGGCTCTGTTACATGGCCGTGCCGCAGCTGTTTTATTAAAAGAACGATTTAAGGTTTATGATCAGGAGATTCTTGAGGCTGTAGCAAATCACACTTCCGGAATCGTCGGAATGTGCGACCTGACAAAATGTCTTTTTCTTGCAGATAAGATTGAGCCGGGCCGTCCACAGTCAACAGATGAGTACCGCAATGGACTTTTAGCACTGTCTCTTGATGAAATGCTTTATTCCGTACTTGAAGAAAATTACGAATATCTCATAAATCATAATATTGAGATTGCTCCAGGAACACGGGAAATGATAGAATATTATACAGTAGAAATAAAAATGCCAGGACACAGTGGGGGGAAGCTGTAA
- a CDS encoding LCP family protein: MGKIKIRDEQKGVIFIALIILTAVALSFVFAFSLKTNIVEDALKEKGIMRTLFVIEDDDSSMLFSSVLIYNPTSKKGALVNLPGHTGAIYQSLGRVDKLEKVYSEAGIVSYRNEVEKLLGMTIPYYAIVTLENFIKVSDYLGGMRVFISEPVDCVSEEGERWLLPSGAINLDGDKINTYLHYRLEEETEADVQERYQNAMAAFITGLHDKKFLIFVKSNRKRYLDFIKTNLKPEEETTLFQAIADVDSESIIKQTITGSLRRVDGQQLLMPDNNGEFIKEAVKQTTNLLASTEGTLTSRVYVLEIQNGTTTQGLARNTAILFQNASYDVLSPVNAPRNDYEETVIIDHIGNMDVAKIIGEFIRCTNIREATPEEDAESSSLDAGVDFTIILGKDFDGRYVQPSRR; this comes from the coding sequence ATGGGAAAAATCAAAATCCGTGATGAACAGAAAGGTGTAATCTTTATTGCGCTTATTATTCTTACTGCTGTTGCACTTTCGTTTGTTTTTGCATTTTCTCTGAAAACTAATATTGTTGAAGATGCCCTTAAAGAAAAGGGAATTATGCGTACTCTTTTTGTTATTGAAGATGATGATTCGAGTATGCTTTTCTCAAGTGTTTTGATTTATAATCCGACTTCAAAAAAAGGTGCGCTTGTAAATCTTCCTGGACATACTGGTGCAATTTATCAGTCACTTGGCCGTGTTGATAAGCTTGAAAAGGTTTATTCTGAAGCAGGTATAGTTTCATATAGAAATGAAGTTGAAAAACTTTTGGGAATGACAATTCCTTATTATGCGATTGTCACTCTTGAAAACTTCATTAAGGTTTCTGATTATCTTGGAGGTATGAGGGTATTTATTTCTGAGCCTGTAGATTGTGTATCAGAGGAAGGTGAGAGATGGCTTCTTCCATCTGGTGCTATCAACCTTGATGGTGATAAAATCAATACTTATCTTCATTACCGTCTCGAAGAAGAAACTGAAGCTGATGTTCAGGAACGATATCAGAATGCTATGGCAGCCTTTATTACAGGTCTTCATGATAAGAAATTCTTGATATTCGTAAAGTCAAATAGAAAACGCTATCTTGATTTTATTAAGACAAACCTTAAGCCTGAAGAAGAAACAACTCTTTTCCAGGCTATTGCTGATGTTGACTCTGAATCTATTATTAAACAGACTATTACCGGTTCTCTGCGTCGTGTAGACGGTCAGCAGCTTTTGATGCCGGATAATAACGGAGAGTTTATTAAGGAAGCTGTTAAGCAGACAACAAACCTTCTTGCTTCTACAGAAGGAACTCTTACAAGCCGTGTATATGTGCTTGAAATTCAAAACGGTACTACAACTCAGGGACTTGCCCGTAATACGGCAATTCTTTTCCAGAATGCAAGTTACGATGTATTGAGCCCTGTAAATGCTCCAAGAAACGACTATGAAGAAACTGTAATCATAGATCATATTGGAAATATGGATGTTGCAAAAATTATCGGTGAGTTTATCCGATGTACAAATATCAGGGAAGCGACCCCGGAAGAGGACGCTGAAAGTTCAAGCCTTGATGCGGGCGTTGACTTTACAATCATCCTTGGAAAAGATTTTGATGGACGTTATGTTCAGCCATCTAGAAGATAG
- the rsfS gene encoding ribosome silencing factor: MKTMEEKAIEIAKLMEDGKGNDVTLLDISGLNSWTDYFVIVTVTSSAHWQGLYKQIKEYIKDNDLEIHVTNRKSPDGDDWNLIDLGAIVVHLMSESARSFYDLEKLWHAGKTIDFRA, translated from the coding sequence ATGAAAACAATGGAAGAAAAAGCAATTGAAATTGCAAAATTGATGGAAGATGGAAAGGGTAACGATGTTACTCTGCTCGATATTAGTGGACTTAACAGCTGGACAGATTATTTTGTTATTGTAACTGTAACAAGTTCTGCTCACTGGCAGGGGCTTTATAAGCAGATTAAGGAATACATTAAGGACAATGATCTTGAGATTCATGTTACAAACCGCAAGAGTCCTGATGGTGACGACTGGAACCTTATTGATTTAGGCGCAATTGTCGTACATCTTATGTCTGAGAGTGCACGCAGCTTCTACGATCTTGAGAAGCTGTGGCACGCTGGAAAGACTATTGATTTCCGCGCATAA
- a CDS encoding Na+/H+ antiporter NhaC family protein, which produces MIGTFWALVPAIVAIALALWTKEVYSSLFIGIVIGGLFYAIETAAGFPGFFNHIFNDGMIAQLSDSWNVGILVFLVVLGIMVALMNKAGGSAAFGRWAKKHIKTKVGAQVATIVLGIFIFIDDYFNCLTVGSVMRPMTSKYGISKEKLAYLIDSTAAPVCIIAPISSWAAAVAGFVSEGENGFTLFCKAIPFNFYAFFTIIMMFALVFMKFEYGEMSKYEKALEVMNNTADDIDEDANQKGKVIDLVFPIIVLIIMCILGMIYTGGFFTKFNVLEDGTTEANGNFLNIISSFSDSDASVGLVLGSFAALIITIIFYVCRKVLSFKGSMLCVPDGFKAMVPAILILTLAWTLKAMTDSLGAKEYVAGLVEGSAAGLKMMLPAIIFVVACFLAFATGTSWGTFGILIPICIAIFAPGNPLRIISISACMAGAVCGDHCSPISDTTIMASAGAQCEHVKHVSTQLPYAITVAVVSFLTYVVAGLTQGIGLIASAVISWMFGIVVLLGFLVFMRKRASKK; this is translated from the coding sequence ATGATAGGAACATTCTGGGCATTAGTGCCCGCAATTGTGGCCATTGCACTGGCTCTCTGGACTAAGGAAGTTTACTCTTCCCTTTTTATTGGTATTGTAATCGGCGGACTTTTCTATGCAATTGAAACCGCTGCAGGTTTTCCAGGCTTCTTCAATCACATTTTTAATGATGGAATGATTGCACAGCTTTCTGACAGCTGGAACGTAGGTATTCTTGTATTCCTCGTTGTGCTTGGAATTATGGTTGCCCTTATGAACAAAGCAGGCGGTTCTGCTGCATTCGGACGCTGGGCAAAAAAACACATTAAGACAAAGGTTGGTGCACAGGTTGCTACAATAGTTCTTGGAATCTTCATTTTTATTGATGATTACTTTAACTGTCTTACTGTAGGTTCAGTTATGAGACCTATGACTTCTAAGTACGGTATTTCAAAAGAAAAGCTCGCTTATCTGATTGACTCAACTGCAGCACCTGTTTGTATCATTGCCCCTATTTCTTCATGGGCAGCAGCCGTTGCCGGCTTTGTTTCTGAAGGTGAAAACGGCTTTACACTTTTCTGCAAAGCTATTCCTTTCAACTTTTATGCATTCTTTACTATTATAATGATGTTTGCACTGGTATTTATGAAGTTTGAATACGGTGAAATGTCTAAGTATGAAAAAGCTCTTGAAGTAATGAACAATACAGCAGATGACATTGATGAAGATGCAAATCAAAAAGGAAAAGTAATTGATCTTGTTTTCCCAATCATCGTGCTCATCATAATGTGTATTCTTGGTATGATTTACACAGGCGGATTCTTTACAAAATTCAACGTTCTTGAAGACGGAACAACTGAAGCAAACGGAAACTTCCTGAACATCATTTCATCATTCTCTGATTCAGATGCATCTGTTGGTCTTGTACTCGGTTCATTCGCTGCACTGATTATCACAATTATCTTCTATGTTTGCCGCAAGGTTCTTTCTTTCAAGGGAAGTATGCTTTGTGTACCAGACGGATTTAAGGCAATGGTTCCAGCTATTTTGATTTTGACTTTAGCATGGACACTTAAGGCAATGACAGACAGTCTTGGTGCGAAAGAATATGTTGCAGGTCTTGTTGAAGGTTCTGCTGCAGGTCTTAAGATGATGCTTCCAGCAATCATCTTCGTAGTTGCCTGCTTCCTTGCATTTGCAACCGGTACATCCTGGGGAACATTCGGAATCCTCATTCCTATATGTATTGCAATTTTTGCACCGGGAAATCCTTTGCGCATTATTTCAATTTCTGCATGTATGGCAGGGGCTGTTTGTGGTGATCACTGTTCTCCGATTTCGGATACAACGATTATGGCGAGTGCGGGTGCTCAGTGTGAACACGTAAAGCATGTTTCAACACAGTTACCTTACGCAATTACTGTAGCAGTAGTTTCATTCCTGACTTATGTTGTTGCTGGTCTTACACAGGGAATTGGACTTATAGCAAGTGCTGTTATTTCATGGATGTTCGGAATTGTAGTTTTACTGGGATTCCTGGTATTTATGCGAAAACGCGCTTCTAAGAAATAA
- a CDS encoding ACP S-malonyltransferase, with amino-acid sequence MKKYAFLFPGQGAQVPGMIKDICDAYPEARAVVDEVTKITGVDMPKLLWESDAATLSRSDNSQLAITTASLAVMAVLKTKGIEPSAAMGFSLGEFPALYAAGVLSFEDVIKVVRERGLIMQATCENIAKANEGHAPGMTAVLGLPPEKVEELANGIKDAYAANLNSPVQTVVSGTADALTQIEAAAKEAGARRALRLAVAGPFHSPLMQEAADNFEKAIAGVTFNNPDKTLFSNVTGKQAENGEEIKKNAVLHLTNPVRWTSEEAVLNDLIKASGDEWELIEPGVGAVLTGLWGKSGYAETAECKAVNSAESINTL; translated from the coding sequence ATGAAGAAATATGCATTTTTATTTCCGGGACAGGGTGCACAGGTTCCGGGTATGATTAAGGATATCTGTGATGCTTATCCTGAAGCACGTGCAGTGGTTGATGAAGTAACAAAAATCACCGGCGTAGATATGCCAAAGCTTCTTTGGGAAAGCGATGCTGCAACTCTGAGCCGCAGCGATAACAGTCAGCTTGCTATTACAACTGCTTCTCTTGCAGTTATGGCTGTTTTGAAGACAAAAGGTATTGAGCCATCTGCAGCTATGGGATTCTCTCTTGGTGAATTCCCTGCTTTGTATGCTGCAGGCGTTTTGAGCTTTGAAGATGTAATCAAAGTAGTTCGTGAACGCGGACTTATCATGCAGGCTACCTGCGAAAATATTGCTAAAGCAAACGAAGGTCATGCACCTGGAATGACAGCTGTTCTCGGACTTCCTCCAGAGAAGGTTGAAGAACTCGCAAATGGCATTAAAGATGCTTATGCTGCAAACCTGAACAGTCCTGTTCAGACAGTAGTTAGTGGTACAGCTGATGCTTTGACTCAGATTGAAGCTGCTGCAAAGGAAGCTGGCGCACGTCGTGCTTTGAGACTTGCAGTTGCTGGTCCTTTCCACAGTCCTCTTATGCAGGAAGCTGCTGATAATTTTGAAAAGGCAATCGCTGGTGTAACATTCAACAATCCAGATAAAACACTTTTCAGCAATGTAACAGGAAAGCAGGCAGAGAATGGTGAAGAAATCAAAAAGAATGCCGTTCTCCACCTTACAAACCCTGTTCGCTGGACATCGGAAGAAGCTGTTTTGAATGACCTTATTAAGGCAAGCGGAGACGAATGGGAACTCATTGAACCTGGTGTAGGCGCTGTTCTTACAGGTCTTTGGGGTAAATCTGGATATGCAGAAACTGCAGAATGCAAGGCTGTAAACTCAGCTGAATCAATAAACACACTTTAA
- the fabF gene encoding beta-ketoacyl-ACP synthase II: MANRRVVITGMGAITPLGNTVEETWAGIKAGKSGIGPITLFDASINKVHYAAEVKNFDPSLYMDSKDARKMARFTQLGVAAAKMALDDAGLMGNAEVLDETGIILGVGIGGLEETEADVLGMGRMGGVKTNPMAIPKLIPNEVGGNIAINFGVHGPVQSIATACSSGTDALGVAFDMVRSGRLDTCLSGGAESTICQFGVVGFEVLHALSTGFDEDPTKASRPFDKDRNGFIMGEGSAILVLEEYEHAKARGAKIYAEIAGYGASCDGYHLTAPNPDGICGSKCMTRALKDAGMDPSEIQYYNAHGTSTMKNDSSETNMIKIAFGEENARKLKISSTKSMHGHCLGATGAVEAMICVKAINDSFVPCTKNLDNPDVEGGCDLDYVPNKGIEMNIDAAMSATFGFGGHNGAIIIKKVK, translated from the coding sequence ATGGCAAACAGACGTGTTGTAATTACTGGAATGGGAGCTATTACTCCTCTTGGAAATACTGTAGAAGAAACTTGGGCTGGAATTAAAGCTGGAAAAAGCGGAATCGGTCCAATCACTCTTTTTGATGCATCAATCAATAAGGTTCACTATGCTGCAGAAGTAAAAAACTTTGATCCTTCTCTTTATATGGATTCAAAGGATGCCCGCAAGATGGCTCGCTTTACTCAGCTTGGTGTAGCTGCTGCTAAAATGGCACTTGATGATGCAGGACTTATGGGTAATGCAGAAGTTCTCGACGAAACAGGAATCATCCTTGGTGTTGGAATTGGTGGTCTTGAAGAAACTGAAGCAGACGTTCTTGGAATGGGAAGAATGGGTGGTGTAAAAACTAATCCTATGGCTATCCCAAAGCTTATTCCTAACGAAGTTGGCGGAAATATTGCCATTAACTTTGGCGTTCATGGTCCTGTTCAGTCAATTGCTACTGCCTGTTCTTCTGGTACAGATGCTCTTGGTGTTGCATTTGATATGGTTAGAAGCGGTCGTCTTGATACATGTTTGAGTGGTGGTGCAGAATCTACAATCTGTCAGTTCGGTGTTGTAGGTTTTGAAGTACTTCACGCTCTTTCTACAGGTTTTGATGAAGACCCAACAAAGGCAAGCCGTCCATTCGATAAGGATCGTAACGGATTTATCATGGGTGAAGGTTCTGCAATTCTCGTTCTTGAAGAGTATGAGCACGCTAAAGCACGTGGTGCAAAAATTTATGCAGAAATTGCAGGTTATGGTGCTTCTTGTGATGGATATCACCTTACAGCTCCAAATCCAGACGGAATCTGCGGTTCAAAGTGTATGACACGCGCCCTCAAGGATGCCGGAATGGATCCAAGCGAGATTCAGTATTACAACGCTCACGGTACTTCTACAATGAAGAACGATTCAAGCGAAACAAATATGATTAAGATTGCTTTCGGTGAAGAAAACGCACGTAAGCTTAAGATTTCTTCAACAAAGTCTATGCACGGTCACTGTCTTGGTGCTACTGGTGCTGTAGAAGCAATGATTTGTGTAAAAGCAATCAACGACAGCTTTGTTCCTTGTACAAAGAACCTCGATAATCCTGATGTAGAAGGCGGCTGTGATCTCGACTACGTTCCAAACAAGGGAATTGAAATGAATATTGATGCTGCTATGTCTGCAACATTCGGATTTGGCGGACACAACGGTGCTATCATTATCAAGAAGGTAAAGTAA